The genomic stretch CCTAATGGTTTGCTGCATTACGGTCAGGGCAAATGGTATCCCGGTGAAGAAGTCCCGCGTTGGGCGCTGGGAGTATTCTGGCGGAAAGATGGTGAGCCGCTCTGGAACAACACAGAATTGCTGGCGCGCGTCGATAAAAAGTATGACTACGACGTCAACTACGCCAGCCGTTTTGGTAAGCATTTGTGTGGGTTGTTGGGTATACCCAAAGCCTGCTGTCAGCCAGCTTATGAAGATGCTTTATATTATTTAATGCAGGAGCAAAACCTGCCAAAAAATCTCGATATTTTGGCGCATAAGCTCAGCAGCAATCTTGATCGCCGCCGTTTGGCCAAACTTATTGAACGAGGTATGGATGTACCGACAGGGGTGGTGCTACCACTCAGTCGCAGCACAGGCTGGCCGTTAGAGGAAGAACAAAAAAGCTGGCACAGTAGTTTGTGGCCGATGAGGCGTGAGCGCATTACGCTAATTCCCGGTGATTCACCCATGGGCTTGCGTTTACCGTTGGGGAATTTACCGGAGTTTGCTAATAAAGCAGATCAGTTTACGCCTCAGCGTGATCCCTTCGAGCCACGCAAAGATTTACCGGCGCGTAGCGAACTAGCATTTGCAGACGATAAAACGGCTGATGAAGAGGCCCCGGTTGCGGAGGATCTCGAGGCCGTAGTACGAACCGCTATGTGTGTCGAGGTGCGGGACGGGCGCTTGCATATCTTTATGCCACCACTGGAGTATCTGGAAGATTATGTGGCACTGGTTGCCGCCATTGAAGCCACTGCTGCCAGTTTGAAAGTAGCAGTGATCATTGAGGGTTATGAACCGCCGCGCGATCCGCGTATGCAAAAATTATTGGTCACCCCTGACCCGGGTGTTATCGAAGTGAATGTGCATCCCTCTAACAACTGGGATGAGTTGGTCGCTACCACCACGTCGCTCTATGAAGAGGCGCGCTTATCACGTTTGTCCACCGAGAAATTTATGTTGGATGGTCGTCATACAGGTACTGGAGGCGGGAATCATATTACGCTGGGCGGAACCACTCCTGCGGATAGCCCGATGCTGCGCCGTCCGGATATTTTGCGCAGTTTTATTACTTTTTGGCAGCACCATCCCAGCTTGTCGTATTTGTTTTCCGGCATGTTTGTTGGGCCGACCAGCCAGGCGCCCCGGGTTGATGAGGGCCGCGATGAAATGCTCTATGAGCTGGAAGTGGCGTTCTCGCAAATGTCAGGCACGGAAGAGGTCGCTCAACCCTGGATAGTCGATCGCTTGTTGCGTAATTTGTTAATCGATGTCACGGGTAATACCCATCGCGCAGAGTTTTGTATCGATAAATTGTATTCCCCTTCCGGCAGTGCCGGGCGTTTGGGTATTTTGGAGTTTCGTGGTTTTGAAATGCCACCGCACTCGCGTATGGCGCTGGTGCAGGCGCTGTTGATTCGCAGCTTAGTGGCACGTTTTTGGAAAACGCCATACCACAAACCACTGACGCGCTGGGGCACAGAGTTACACGACCGGTTTATGTTGCCGCATTTTTTGTGGCAAGACATGAAATACGTGGTGAACGATTTGCAGGAGCATGGTTATCCCTTCCAGTTGGAGTGGTTAGCTCCATTTGAAGAGTTTCGTTTCCCGCATTACGGTCGCGTACAGATTGATGATATTGAACTGGAATTGCGCTGGGCAGTTGAGCCCTGGCATGTGTTGGGTGAAGAGACCAGCAGCTTTGGCACGTCGCGGTATGTCGACTCTTCGGTTGAGCGATTGCAGATCAAGGCCACGGGGTTGACCGAAGGGCGTTATGTGCTGGCTTGTAATGGTCGTCGTGTGCCCCTGCGTAGCACCGGCCAGCATGGCGAGTACGTGGGTGGGGTGCGTTATCGTGCCTGGCAACCGCCGTCGGCATTGCACCCGTTGATCGGTGTGCACGTACCGCTGAATTTTGATTTGATTGATACCTGGAATGGTCGCTCCATTGGCGGTTGTAGTTACCACGTCAGCCACCCGGGTGGTCGCAGCTACGATAGCTTCCCGGTTAACTCCTATGAGGCGGAATCCCGACGAATCAATCGCTTTACTACTGTGAACCACACGCAGGGGCCATTTATACCTATGCCTGAGGTGAGCGCGTTACGGCAGTTTTACCCTGATCAGCATGTGCCCAGACCCATGCAGCCACCACCTGAAGAGGCTGCTGGCGAATATCCTTATATATTGGATATGCGTAGTTCCGGGCGGTCATAATGAGAGTGACAGACTAAAATCTGGAGCGTCATGTTTAGTGATCTGCGGCGTAAGCGTATATAATGCGCCGCGATCACGGTGACTATTGGCGGAGCCCAAGCTGTGCTCGTCAACAATCTCATACAGGTAGAATACGTGACCGACCCTCTGCAACAATCCCAGAGTCAACTCCAAAGTCAGGACCCGGCCCAGAGTCAGGTTGAAACGGATGCCGAGCGGGTAAAACCGGCAGGGGCGCTCGACTATAACGCTATTAGTGGCTCGTTAGATGATACTCAGGCCGCTGATGGCAGTGTCAAAACGGAGTGGGGCTATCTGCTCAATAGCCTGAAGGATTTAGGGCCTAGCGTATTAAGTGAGCGAGAGCAGAAAGCGCGCAGAATTTTACGCGATGATGGTGCTACCTATAATATCTATGCCGAAAACGGCAGCCCAGCTCCAGTTGGGAGCTCGATCCAGTGCCTTATATTATTGGCAGTGAAGATTGGGGGAGGATTGAAGCGGGGCTGTTAGAGCGTTCAGAGCTGTTCAATTTGCTGGTACAGGACCTTTATGGGCCGCGCAACTTGCTGAGGAAGGGGCTATCCCGCCAGAAGCATTATTTAGTCACGGTGGTTTCTTGCGCGCTTGCCAGGGTATTGAATTGCCCGGTGAACACCAGCTGATACTGCATGCCGTTGATATGGTACGTCAGCGTGATGGCACTATGTGCGTGTTATCGGATCGTACTCAGGCACCCAGTGGCTCGGGCTATGTATTAGAAAACCGGACAGTTATGTCGCGGGTATTCCCCAGTTTGTATCGCGATAGCCATGTGCATCGATTGGCCAGTTTTTATCAGCGTTTACGGCTTAAGCTGATTTCATTATCACCGTCTGATGATGAGCCTTTAGTTGTAGTGCTTACACCCGGTGGCCAAAACGAAACCTATTTTGAGCATGCCTATCTAGCGAACTATCTCGGTTTTCCATTAGTACAAAGTGGCGATTTGATCGTTCGTAATGGCTTTGTCTGGATGAAAAGCCTCGATGGGTTAAAGCGGGTGGATGTTATTTTACGGCGGGTTGATGATGTTTTTTGTGACCCTGTTGAATTGCGCAGTGACTCCCGTCTAGGTGTGCCAGGTTTATTAGAGGTGGCGCGAAGTGGGCGCATAGTGATTGCCAATCCACTGGGCTCGGGAGTATTGGAAAACCCCATATTGCTGAAATGTTTACCTGAAATTAGCAAGTGTTTATTAGGGCGTGAGTTACGTCTGCCGTCGGTTAAAACCTATTGGTGTGGCGACGAAGAGGATTTGCGTTTTGTCGTGGCTAATATTCGTCAGTTGATTATTAAACCTGCCTATCGTGGCAGTGGCATCAGCAGCGTTTGGGGCGGTGATTTAACAACCGAACAGCTAAATAAATTACTCGCGACTATTCACAGCAATCGTTATCAATATGTGGCGCAGGAGCGTCTGGAAAAATCGTATATTCCGACATTCTCGGCGGGAAAATTAGAGCCTCGTCCCACATTGTTACGCACTTTTTCAGTAGCTACTGATAGCTCCTATATGATTTTGCCGGGTGGCCTTACCCGCGTGGGTGACGATACCACAAGCCGGGTAATTAGCATGCAATCCGGTAGCCCTAGCAAGGATACCTGGGTGACCGCGACGGAGCCGCAGCGCACGGCTGATAATGATCCCGCATTAGACACGCATTCTGCGCTACGTAGTTCCAGTCTGGTGAGTTTACCCAGTCGTGTGGTTGAGAACCTTTATTGGATGGGGCGTTATGCTGAGCGGGCAGAAGCGTCCTTACGTTTGTTACGTACCGTGTTTATGTTGTTGAATGGTGAAGAGCCCATTGGCCCCAATGCGCGGCGTATTTTATTGCAAACAGTGAGTCAGGTAACCGCAACATTGCCCGGCTTTATGAAAGCCAGTGCGGAGTTGCTGGCAGACCCGGAAGATGAATTACTGCAAATAATCAAAGATGGCAATCGGCTCGGTAGTATTAAATCAACATTGAATTCAATGCTCGCCAGCGCCGATGAATCCAAAGAGTTATTGTCCACTGATACTATCCGCGTTATCAATGATATACGTGATGCCTTGGGGGATTTGGATCTTGCGTTAACAGACAGTACCTCGGCGCCGGAAGAAGCACTTGATCCATTGGTAACCGTGTTGGCGGCATTGTCGGGGCTAATGCAAGAGAGCATGATTCGCAGTGTGGGGTGGCGATTTATGGAGCTTGGTAAGCGCATCGAGCGCTCCTTGCAGGCGGTACAAACTATCCGCAGTTTATTGACGCCGATAACCGGTGAAGGTGACCAGTCAACCCCGCTGACCGCACTGTTGATTACTATGGATGTATTGATCACTTATCGTCGTCGTAGTCGTGAGCGTCGCGGCATTGGATTAGGTCTTGAATTAGTGCTGTTGGATGAAAATAATCCGCGCTCAGTTATTTTTCAGCTGCAACGATTACAGCAGCACCTCAGTGTACTCCCCAAAGTAAATACGGTTTCGCAAGAGCTGGAAGAAGAGGAGCGAGCGTTAATGGAGGCGATTACCAGTTTGAAATTATCGCGCTTGCCGGACTTACTCGAAGACAATGGCGCACAGCGCGAAGCATTGAATAATTTATTGGTGCAATTGGATAGATTATTAAAAGATTTCAATGGTTTTATTAGTGATAAGCATTTTGATCATCGCACCGATACCCAGCAACTGGTGACGACATTTTGGGGAGCACGTTAATGCGTTTTCGGATTCGCCATATCACCCACTATAAATATGCACAGCAAGTCAGCCGTTGTTATAACCTGGCGAATGTGGTGCCACGGGATACCGATAGTCAGCGGGCGATTAAAAGTCGTATTACGGTTTCACCACAGGCGGCAACTACCCATAAACGCACGGATTATTTTGGCAATATTGCCTACCATTTTGAAATTCAGCGGCCTCACACTGAGCTCACTATTACTGCCGAAACCGATATTGACATCGACAGCCGTGATAGCGAATTGGATTTGGGGGCATCGTACGGTGAGTCGTTAGCGTATTTACGGGATACTCTCACCCCTGAAACCATTGCAGCGCGTGAATTTTTATTAAATTCTCAAATGATTGAACCCAGTCGTGCGATGGCCGAGTATGCCAAGCCTTCGTTTAACCTTAATCGTTCACTTAAATCCTGTGTCAGTGAATTAACCACTCGCATTTTTAATGATTTTGAGTACGATCCCGGTTTTTCAACTATCGCCACACCGTTGGCGGAGGTGTTAGAGCATAAGCGCGGCGTCTGTCAGGATTTTGCTCACTTACAAATTGGTTGCTTGCGCTCAATGGGCATTCCTGCCAAATATGTCTCGGGTTATATTGAAACCCTGCCCAAGCCCGGTGAAGTTAAGCTGGTAGGAGCTGATGCAACGCACGCCTGGGTGGCGTATTTTTGTCCTAAAGAAGGTTGGGTAGAATTTGATCCAACCAATAATACCGCCGCGGGTAGCCAGCACATAGTGACAGCATTTGGTCGGGATTATGGTGACGTTACGCCAATCAAAGGGGTTATTTTTGGAGGCGGAAAAAGCCCGGTTCTGAGTGTTTCAGTTGATGTGCGGCGTCTATAATAATGTTACCGTTATGCTTAGAGCTAAAATTTCCAATGCCAGTAATAAAGCTTACATAAAAGGATGTCTGTATATGTATAACAAATCTCTAATGGGAATAGCGCTGTTGTTATCCCTGCCAATAAATGCCACCATTTTTGTAACTGACCAACTTTACGATGATGCAGATGTAGTCATTTCATTCGACGAATTTGAGTTGTCTGAAGGGGAAGTTATCACTGATCAATATGTAGATTATGGCGTGACCTTTTCTAACGGTGGCTGTCAACGTCAGAACCAAGTAGTAAATTTCTTGTGCGCAAGTCAGTCTAGCCCACAAGACTTGATTACTGTTAATTTTGATAAGGCTGTTAGTCGGGCTGGCTTTAGGGTGACTTACATGTCCTCGGCTGGTGTTCAAATCACTACTGGTCTGGATGGTGTTGTTCAGGATGTATTTACCGTGAAATGTAGCGGCGATGAAGAGGACTTTTCAAATTGCTTTGGGTCAGTTGATTGGGTTATTGAGGTTGATGGGAATATCGACGCGATCAATTTTTTGACAGCTGATAATGTTGTTGCATTTGACGACTTTCAGATGAGTTATGCAGCTCCAGTGCCGGAAGAAGTTCCGGAGTCAACGACAGTGTTGTTACTGCTAGCGGGTATGTTAGGGCTGGGAGCAACGCGAATGAGGAGGAAGGGACTTTAGCTTAATTGGCAAAAGTGTTCTCCTGCCATCAAAACAAATTTGGATAATCCCGCCAATAGTACTGCAGAGCGGTATCTCCCCAACTTTTATAAATATATTCCCAGTTGAGCGCTTCAATCCGCCAGCCGTGATGAGGATCAAGATTGGTAAAAAATACCGGTGCGCCATAATCACAAAAGCGGGTATCTATAGTTAGTCTGACCTGGTTTTCAGTGAGGTTGGGTTCGGCTTTGTGGACGCAGCAGGAGTGAAAAATCAGCACGTCGCCCTGTTCAAAATCAGATACATGCCAAGTGCTTTCATCGTCGTAAATTTCACATTGAATACCGCCCACCCCCTGTGCCTGAAAAACCGGGCGCACCCCTTTTTTATGGGACTTGGGTAACACTTTTACCCGCCCCAGCTGTTGAGGTACATCATGTAGGGCCAGCCAAATGCCGGCCATCGTGGGGCCGGCGTTGTGTGAGTGCGCGTCCTGATGCGGTGGTGTTTCATAACCAATTTTACCTGGAGTAGAAATGCGCGCCATTTTCATCGGATAAACAAACACCTCTTCACCACACACTTTTTGCATTAAGTCGGTAACGTGTGGCTGATGGAAGAAACTATGAAAAGCTTCTAGAGATTGAATTTTTGGGTAGACTTCGTCCCAGATTGGATCGGTTTCAAAAAAGGGCTGGCCATGCAGTATCGGCTGTTGTTGTTCATCTAAACCAATATAAGGGGCGAGTTGATTTAGCAGTGTCTGCAGCATTTGCTGGCATTCAGCGGTTTCGATCAGGCGTTTAAAATACAAATATCCCCATTGCTGAAATCTGGCGCGTAATACGGATTCTTCCTCGTTGATATCAGAGATAATAAAATCTTGATTGTTACTGTCCGTAGGGGAGTTTTTCTTAGTTGCATTGCAGGCAGTCGGCATTAAGTTGTTCGCTAATCAAAGTCAGTTGATGGCCGCAGATTTTAGCATAGGCTTAGTTTTTTAAAATGAATATCCAGTAAGAATCGATTGGTCGGGGGCAAGCTCGCTGTTTTTAGTTGGAAGTGATGAGCTTATAAGTCTTCAAAGTCTTCGTCGCCAAAGCTGTCATTATCATTACCATGAGCAGCATAGTCAGGGTCTTTACAGCTATTGATTTTGATTATATAGCGGCCAGAGTTCAGGATCATCATGGTTTTTATTTTGGTTCTTTGCAGTGCCGTGGTCTGCTCATTGATTTGTAGCATTTTATTGCTGGCCTGCTGGAGTTCCTCGTCCATGACTTGTATACAGGGGTGTTTAATAAAGCCAATAGGAATTAAATGTTGCTGGTCGGGTTTGGTCATAAATATTTGGCGGGTATCTTTAAAATACATCACATCAACATCGCCATTTTGATCTAAATCTTTGGCGCACATTTGGTAAGCAAAATAGTTGTCGCAGAATAAAGTGTTAGCTGCAGCTTGATCGGGTTGTTTCGAGGTGCCAGCACAGGCGCTTAGTAAAAGGGCGCATAAGCAACAAAAAATTAGCTTGGTGTTTTGCATGTCGGTTGCTGCCTCCTGTAAGTGGGTATATTGCAACTAAATTATAGCGAGGGTAAATGACATTGCTGTGGCAGCATTCAAATAATAGTTAAATTTTTTGAGTAGCTGTTTGCAGATGATAATCATACGTGATTGGGTGTAGAGCGACCACCGTAGAACTACTTATAATTGACATCAATAGATAGGTATTAAGCACAGTACTTAGGCTCATTGAAAGCCCGAACAGCTAGTGAATAGCCGTCGCGGCTTGGCGTTCAATCATCAGGATTTCCTGACTGATATTAAATACCGCATCTGCTGCTTCTTCATCTTCACAGCCTTCGTGCTCAAAGCGCACCCCGAATCTAAAGCCGCTGTCAGTAATCGTGCGATTACAGATCAGGCCGTTGACCTCTGCCAGAGTGGAATCATCCGTACGAATAATCAGCGATAGAATATCGCCGATGGCAAAGTTGTGAGTAGACTCAATGCCAATACCAAAGCGATTAAAATCGACGGTACTGATATAACCCATCTCCCATTCACTGTCTCTATTGCGCAGCGATTTGATCAATACTTTCAAATGATTGGCGGGGTAGCGGGTGTGATGGCGGCGCTCATTGACGGCATTCATTATCATGGTCCGTTTTACTGCTCAGAAGTAGCACTGTACCACAGTTGCTGGGGGCCTAAAATCAATCTGTACAGAATGTTGTTGGGAGGGTAGGGCGCGCTATTATGAGGTGTTCGAGGGTCAAGACTTGACCTAACTTTACATAGCAGCGCTTGAATCGTTATGGCGGTGGTCGTACCATAATCGGCATCATTTATTGGGCTAAATTTCCATAATAAAAATTGGTTTAGCGCAGTAGATAGTCAGGGCTTTTGGTTATCAATATTGCAACTCTATCTACAGCTTTAATTATAATGTCATAACGAGGTATCACCCCATGTCAGAAACCATTGAAAAGTATGTTGCAGAAGACTCTCTAGCCTATCGCCTGTGCTGGGACTCTATTAATCATATCGTAGAGCGCTTCAAAATGAAGGAGGTCACAGGTGAGGATGGTGGTGCTTATCACCCTATTATGTTTGCCCGCGGTGGCAAAGAAGTAGGTGAACAGCGTGTCTGGATGGGGCAGGACGGTGTATTTAAATTGGTTTATGTTGGTCTGGTGGCAAACCCTCCCGGTGTTGATTCAC from Oceanicoccus sp. KOV_DT_Chl encodes the following:
- a CDS encoding phytanoyl-CoA dioxygenase family protein, whose product is MPTACNATKKNSPTDSNNQDFIISDINEEESVLRARFQQWGYLYFKRLIETAECQQMLQTLLNQLAPYIGLDEQQQPILHGQPFFETDPIWDEVYPKIQSLEAFHSFFHQPHVTDLMQKVCGEEVFVYPMKMARISTPGKIGYETPPHQDAHSHNAGPTMAGIWLALHDVPQQLGRVKVLPKSHKKGVRPVFQAQGVGGIQCEIYDDESTWHVSDFEQGDVLIFHSCCVHKAEPNLTENQVRLTIDTRFCDYGAPVFFTNLDPHHGWRIEALNWEYIYKSWGDTALQYYWRDYPNLF
- a CDS encoding DUF2126 domain-containing protein, translated to MTIRVAINHRTSYKFDRPVNLSAHTVRLRPAPHSRTPIHSYSLKIKPQEHFINWQQDAFGNYLARLVFPEKCTEFEVDVEVIADMVTINPFDFFVEEYAEKYPFKYPAQLKKELLPYLEKLKEGKKFKKFLNGFDKKPRAINDFLVELNQYVEKEIEYLVRLEPGIQTPEETLKLAKGSCRDSAWLLVQLLRHLGLAARFASGYLVQLKPDEKSLDGPSGAAEDFTDLHAWCEVFLPGAGWVGLDPTSGLFASEGHIPLACTPSPVSAAPIVGATDKCEVEFDFSNTVTRVLEDPRVTKPYSEDQWQHILALGKAVDVEFEQNDVRLTMGGEPTFVSIDDMESEQWNTDALGEDKLSLAKTLLLRLRDRYAPNGLLHYGQGKWYPGEEVPRWALGVFWRKDGEPLWNNTELLARVDKKYDYDVNYASRFGKHLCGLLGIPKACCQPAYEDALYYLMQEQNLPKNLDILAHKLSSNLDRRRLAKLIERGMDVPTGVVLPLSRSTGWPLEEEQKSWHSSLWPMRRERITLIPGDSPMGLRLPLGNLPEFANKADQFTPQRDPFEPRKDLPARSELAFADDKTADEEAPVAEDLEAVVRTAMCVEVRDGRLHIFMPPLEYLEDYVALVAAIEATAASLKVAVIIEGYEPPRDPRMQKLLVTPDPGVIEVNVHPSNNWDELVATTTSLYEEARLSRLSTEKFMLDGRHTGTGGGNHITLGGTTPADSPMLRRPDILRSFITFWQHHPSLSYLFSGMFVGPTSQAPRVDEGRDEMLYELEVAFSQMSGTEEVAQPWIVDRLLRNLLIDVTGNTHRAEFCIDKLYSPSGSAGRLGILEFRGFEMPPHSRMALVQALLIRSLVARFWKTPYHKPLTRWGTELHDRFMLPHFLWQDMKYVVNDLQEHGYPFQLEWLAPFEEFRFPHYGRVQIDDIELELRWAVEPWHVLGEETSSFGTSRYVDSSVERLQIKATGLTEGRYVLACNGRRVPLRSTGQHGEYVGGVRYRAWQPPSALHPLIGVHVPLNFDLIDTWNGRSIGGCSYHVSHPGGRSYDSFPVNSYEAESRRINRFTTVNHTQGPFIPMPEVSALRQFYPDQHVPRPMQPPPEEAAGEYPYILDMRSSGRS
- a CDS encoding PEP-CTERM sorting domain-containing protein (PEP-CTERM proteins occur, often in large numbers, in the proteomes of bacteria that also encode an exosortase, a predicted intramembrane cysteine proteinase. The presence of a PEP-CTERM domain at a protein's C-terminus predicts cleavage within the sorting domain, followed by covalent anchoring to some some component of the (usually Gram-negative) cell surface. Many PEP-CTERM proteins exhibit an unusual sequence composition that includes large numbers of potential glycosylation sites. Expression of one such protein has been shown restore the ability of a bacterium to form floc, a type of biofilm.), which produces MYNKSLMGIALLLSLPINATIFVTDQLYDDADVVISFDEFELSEGEVITDQYVDYGVTFSNGGCQRQNQVVNFLCASQSSPQDLITVNFDKAVSRAGFRVTYMSSAGVQITTGLDGVVQDVFTVKCSGDEEDFSNCFGSVDWVIEVDGNIDAINFLTADNVVAFDDFQMSYAAPVPEEVPESTTVLLLLAGMLGLGATRMRRKGL
- a CDS encoding transglutaminase family protein codes for the protein MRFRIRHITHYKYAQQVSRCYNLANVVPRDTDSQRAIKSRITVSPQAATTHKRTDYFGNIAYHFEIQRPHTELTITAETDIDIDSRDSELDLGASYGESLAYLRDTLTPETIAAREFLLNSQMIEPSRAMAEYAKPSFNLNRSLKSCVSELTTRIFNDFEYDPGFSTIATPLAEVLEHKRGVCQDFAHLQIGCLRSMGIPAKYVSGYIETLPKPGEVKLVGADATHAWVAYFCPKEGWVEFDPTNNTAAGSQHIVTAFGRDYGDVTPIKGVIFGGGKSPVLSVSVDVRRL
- a CDS encoding PilZ domain-containing protein; its protein translation is MNAVNERRHHTRYPANHLKVLIKSLRNRDSEWEMGYISTVDFNRFGIGIESTHNFAIGDILSLIIRTDDSTLAEVNGLICNRTITDSGFRFGVRFEHEGCEDEEAADAVFNISQEILMIERQAATAIH
- a CDS encoding alpha-E domain-containing protein codes for the protein MGRYAERAEASLRLLRTVFMLLNGEEPIGPNARRILLQTVSQVTATLPGFMKASAELLADPEDELLQIIKDGNRLGSIKSTLNSMLASADESKELLSTDTIRVINDIRDALGDLDLALTDSTSAPEEALDPLVTVLAALSGLMQESMIRSVGWRFMELGKRIERSLQAVQTIRSLLTPITGEGDQSTPLTALLITMDVLITYRRRSRERRGIGLGLELVLLDENNPRSVIFQLQRLQQHLSVLPKVNTVSQELEEEERALMEAITSLKLSRLPDLLEDNGAQREALNNLLVQLDRLLKDFNGFISDKHFDHRTDTQQLVTTFWGAR